A stretch of the Flavobacterium aquiphilum genome encodes the following:
- a CDS encoding AIR synthase related protein: protein MSSDTSKRYAQRGVSASKEDVHNAIKNIDKGLFPQAFCKIVPDYLTQDEDYCLIMHADGAGTKSSLAYMYWKETGDISVWKGIAQDALIMNIDDLLCVGATDNILLSSTIGRNKNLIPGEVLSAIINGTEELINELNSFGVTIHSTGGETADVGDLVRTIIVDSTVTARMKRSKVIDNANIKASDVIVGLASFGQATYEKGYNGGMGSNGLTSARHDVFEKYLANKYPESFDAAVPNELIYSGQVKLTDAVANSPIDAGQLVLSPTRTYAPIIKKILDKYTSEDVHGMVHCSGGAQTKILHFVQNLHIIKDNLFPVPPLFQLIQEQSKTDWKEMYQVFNCGHRMELYVPEAISADIIAISKSFNVDAQIVGRVEASDSKKLTITSEYGTFEY, encoded by the coding sequence ATGAGTTCAGATACTTCAAAAAGATATGCGCAACGCGGTGTTTCTGCATCCAAAGAAGATGTGCATAATGCTATTAAAAATATTGACAAAGGTTTATTCCCTCAAGCATTTTGTAAAATCGTCCCTGACTACTTAACTCAGGACGAAGATTATTGCTTGATTATGCATGCTGATGGTGCCGGTACAAAATCGTCATTGGCCTATATGTATTGGAAAGAAACCGGAGATATTTCGGTTTGGAAAGGTATTGCCCAAGATGCCTTAATCATGAATATCGATGATTTATTGTGTGTAGGTGCAACTGATAATATTTTGCTTTCGTCAACTATAGGAAGAAATAAAAATTTAATTCCGGGCGAAGTTTTATCAGCTATTATCAATGGAACTGAGGAGTTAATAAACGAGTTGAATTCTTTTGGTGTGACCATTCATTCAACAGGTGGCGAAACTGCCGATGTTGGGGATTTGGTGCGAACTATTATCGTAGATTCTACCGTAACAGCCAGAATGAAACGTTCAAAAGTAATTGACAATGCCAATATAAAAGCTAGTGATGTTATTGTTGGTCTGGCTTCTTTCGGTCAGGCAACTTACGAAAAAGGATATAACGGAGGTATGGGGAGCAACGGACTAACTTCTGCCCGTCATGATGTTTTCGAGAAATATTTGGCTAATAAATATCCTGAAAGTTTTGATGCTGCCGTTCCAAATGAATTGATCTATTCAGGTCAGGTAAAATTGACCGATGCTGTTGCCAATTCACCAATCGATGCTGGACAATTAGTACTTTCACCAACAAGAACTTACGCGCCGATAATCAAGAAAATTTTAGACAAATATACTTCTGAAGATGTGCACGGAATGGTGCATTGCAGTGGAGGAGCACAGACTAAAATTTTACATTTTGTTCAAAATCTGCACATTATAAAAGATAATTTATTCCCGGTGCCACCTTTGTTCCAATTGATACAGGAGCAATCCAAAACAGATTGGAAAGAAATGTACCAAGTATTTAACTGTGGACACCGAATGGAATTATATGTACCGGAAGCTATCTCAGCCGATATTATTGCTATTTCAAAATCATTCAACGTTGATGCACAAATTGTGGGAAGAGTAGAAGCTTCGGATTCTAAAAAGCTTACAATTACAAGCGAATACGGAACTTTCGAGTATTAA
- a CDS encoding OmpA family protein, whose translation MKFLITLLFSFTVSYVFAQEQVSFFFDSDKFVLQKEELAKLNQWLTTNKEVKVVGVYGFCDEVGTVGYNDTLAKKRINYVYNIIKNKVKIREDFKTRSFGKLHTLSPIKAENRKVTLYYILPSDFANEEKIIAEKQDIPVQKEKPKIKFPDIYVYQNPDGTTSSIKIDTIFMRKVSMANVGEKLKLESMNFFVDTFAIMPQSRSVMFELLTVMQNCPDLKIQIQGHICCVTKDYRDLSTQRAKAICKFLEFNGISKSRMTFVGFGATKPLFPIPEKNEAEREANRRVEIEIIEN comes from the coding sequence ATGAAGTTTTTAATCACATTGCTATTCAGTTTTACGGTTTCTTATGTTTTTGCGCAGGAACAAGTTTCGTTCTTTTTTGATAGCGATAAGTTTGTTTTGCAAAAGGAAGAGCTGGCAAAATTGAATCAATGGTTAACCACAAATAAAGAAGTAAAAGTTGTTGGGGTTTATGGTTTTTGCGATGAAGTAGGGACTGTTGGTTATAATGATACTTTAGCCAAAAAGAGAATTAATTACGTTTACAATATTATAAAGAACAAAGTGAAAATTAGGGAAGATTTCAAAACGAGAAGTTTTGGTAAATTACATACTTTGTCTCCTATTAAAGCCGAAAACAGAAAAGTTACCCTGTATTATATTTTGCCAAGTGATTTTGCTAATGAAGAAAAAATAATAGCCGAAAAGCAGGATATTCCAGTGCAAAAGGAAAAGCCAAAAATTAAATTTCCTGATATTTATGTTTATCAAAACCCTGATGGTACTACTTCTAGCATTAAGATTGATACCATCTTTATGCGAAAAGTCAGTATGGCCAATGTAGGGGAGAAGCTCAAACTGGAAAGCATGAATTTCTTTGTAGATACTTTTGCAATAATGCCACAATCCAGATCGGTTATGTTCGAATTGCTTACCGTGATGCAAAACTGTCCTGATTTAAAAATACAGATTCAGGGACATATTTGTTGTGTTACAAAAGATTATAGGGATTTAAGTACCCAAAGGGCCAAAGCTATTTGCAAATTTTTGGAATTTAATGGTATCTCGAAAAGCAGAATGACTTTTGTTGGGTTCGGAGCTACAAAACCATTGTTCCCCATACCCGAGAAAAACGAAGCGGAACGAGAAGCCAACCGCCGCGTAGAAATAGAAATTATCGAGAATTAG
- a CDS encoding 3-oxoacyl-[acyl-carrier-protein] synthase III C-terminal domain-containing protein, giving the protein MKSIILSNFHPVLVGKLLEQEKLNQYTKFLYYHFQNLPKLDELGNIDTDNELVHFGTISAEVDKYSVSSENISSRQCIIFEEVEAFIDNIMKITSPSEYHFPSGFEVKKGNSFGPKIEVRMEWFKRKMGYVFNQFYTKTATKPENLIHVTCSGYSSPSVAQEAVIERNWNTVQVTHSYHMGCYGAFPAIRTARSLIQASSENGRADVVHTELLSAHLNLTEYSAANTMICSLFADGFIGYSLYEEKTFMDDKSILEKKGLRILTSHEVIIPDSLEDMSWDLGEYNFLMTLSKRVPVFIRKNIKSFLTTLCSKYGTNLDEEKSKMHFAIHPGGPKIIDYVVSELGVSKDHARWSYEVLRVHGNMSSATIPHIFNEIINDPTIKAGTKVVAIAFGPGLTATGLLLEKI; this is encoded by the coding sequence ATGAAAAGCATTATACTCTCCAATTTCCATCCAGTTTTAGTTGGTAAATTGCTTGAGCAGGAAAAGCTTAACCAATATACCAAATTTTTATATTATCACTTTCAGAATCTCCCAAAATTGGACGAATTGGGAAATATTGATACTGATAATGAATTAGTTCATTTTGGCACTATTTCGGCCGAAGTGGACAAATATTCAGTTAGTTCTGAAAATATTAGTAGTAGGCAATGCATAATTTTTGAAGAGGTTGAAGCTTTTATTGACAATATAATGAAAATCACCTCTCCATCTGAATATCATTTCCCAAGTGGCTTTGAAGTCAAAAAAGGAAATTCTTTTGGCCCAAAAATTGAAGTTCGAATGGAATGGTTTAAAAGAAAAATGGGATATGTATTCAATCAATTTTATACCAAAACAGCTACTAAGCCTGAAAATCTAATACACGTTACCTGTTCCGGTTATTCTTCTCCTAGCGTAGCACAAGAAGCGGTAATCGAAAGAAATTGGAATACGGTTCAGGTCACACATTCCTATCATATGGGGTGCTATGGCGCTTTCCCGGCTATTCGTACAGCAAGGAGTTTAATACAGGCAAGTTCAGAAAATGGAAGAGCTGATGTGGTTCATACGGAATTATTGTCTGCTCACTTGAATTTGACTGAATATTCAGCTGCAAATACAATGATTTGTTCACTTTTTGCGGATGGTTTTATAGGTTATTCTTTGTACGAAGAAAAAACATTCATGGACGATAAGAGTATTCTGGAGAAAAAAGGACTCCGCATATTAACTTCTCACGAGGTTATCATTCCAGATTCATTAGAAGATATGTCTTGGGATTTGGGAGAATACAATTTCTTGATGACACTTTCTAAAAGAGTTCCTGTTTTTATTCGCAAAAATATTAAATCCTTTTTAACAACTCTTTGTTCTAAATACGGCACTAATCTCGATGAAGAAAAGTCCAAAATGCATTTTGCAATTCATCCAGGCGGACCAAAAATTATCGATTATGTTGTGAGTGAACTTGGCGTTTCTAAAGATCATGCCAGATGGTCTTACGAAGTGTTGCGTGTGCATGGAAACATGTCCTCAGCAACAATCCCACATATTTTTAATGAAATCATAAACGATCCAACAATTAAAGCAGGTACAAAAGTGGTGGCAATTGCTTTCGGCCCCGGACTAACAGCTACAGGATTACTACTTGAAAAAATCTGA